From the Planktothrix tepida PCC 9214 genome, one window contains:
- a CDS encoding CHAT domain-containing protein produces MNEQRLNAYLTLINNLLTCPSGEESQILQDNQELLDQDFLQVLLEISSQLQEAGRQQEAELLINLAEELSAFMGNTNSPEDYSKFFMEVLQAVLESRGNPQIVYPLFQQNLDKLDENLAYILKNRVTATLKELSLEAAIYMAAVIAEFGNLILQFPLGSRKNNLEISIATSQATLEIYTREAFPEQWAGTQNNLANAYKDRIKGEKAQNIEQAIAAYQSALEIRTREAFPKQWATTQNNLALAYYYRIKGGKAQNIERAIALYQAALEIYTREAFPEQWAMTQNNLALAYSNRIKGEKAENIERAIAFYQGALEIRTRKAFPEQWAETQNNLALAYYYRIKGEKADNIEWAIIAYQAALEIYTREAFPKQWATIQNNLALAYYYRIKREKAENIERAIAFYQAALEIRTREAFPEQWAETQNNLANAYSYRIIGEKADNAENIERAITAYHAALEIRTREAFPEQWAETQNNLALAYSNRIKGEKAQNIEQAIAFYKAALEIYTRAAFPYNYVLTSYNLGLAYQQSQQWQFAYDTFYNAIETLEEIRAGIVKGGDADKQKLAEKWQKLYQAMVEVCIELKNYTAAIEYVERSKTRNLVELLATRDLYPKGDIPQTVLDELDRLRRNIETEQRRLEIEERSRNSFTDGTTGERSANITALQTPPPDRSRLNQLQQQLDTLITCDITPIDRDFRLTQKVQPIPFSDIQGLTGDNTAILEWYILSDRFVVFIVTPPSSPRAREDGGEVKLWQSTPEDYNALIAWADDYLTAYRTDKKQWQNTLNSRLQRLGEILHFDQLLNAIGEKCDSLVLIPNRFLHLFPLHALPISQDRLGELTSSSGLGARRASPVQESVILMDLFSGGVSYAPSCQLLQTAKNRQRPAFSQLFAIQNPTKDLAYTDLEVNSIRTYFNPSHILVRENAKKTTFNLEQQTTLKTANCHHFSCHGYFNFENPILSALLFADCYLEPPPLPLDPSRHLPLQTGQTLDLSECLTLGDVFTLDLRCCRLVTLSACETGLIDFQSNSDEYIGLPSGFLVAGSTNVVSSLWSVSDISTAILMIRFYQLLREGEEVAIALNHAQNWLRNATKAELLAWIDLGNKMQLRHSLKEIKDHEKPFASPYYWAAFCAIGKI; encoded by the coding sequence ATGAACGAACAACGCCTCAACGCCTATCTAACTTTAATTAACAATCTTCTCACCTGTCCCAGTGGCGAAGAATCCCAAATATTACAGGACAATCAAGAATTACTGGATCAAGATTTCTTACAGGTTTTATTAGAAATATCCTCACAATTGCAGGAAGCTGGAAGACAACAGGAAGCAGAACTTTTAATCAATTTAGCAGAAGAATTATCGGCTTTTATGGGTAACACCAATTCCCCGGAAGATTATTCTAAATTTTTCATGGAAGTTTTGCAAGCCGTTTTAGAAAGTCGAGGGAATCCTCAAATTGTTTATCCCCTATTCCAACAAAACCTCGATAAACTCGATGAAAATTTAGCCTATATTTTAAAAAACAGGGTAACGGCTACACTTAAAGAACTTTCCCTAGAAGCTGCTATCTATATGGCCGCAGTTATTGCGGAATTTGGTAATTTAATCCTACAGTTTCCCCTGGGAAGCCGAAAGAACAATTTAGAAATTAGTATTGCAACCTCTCAAGCTACTTTAGAAATTTATACCCGTGAAGCATTTCCTGAACAATGGGCAGGGACTCAAAATAATCTAGCTAATGCCTATAAGGATCGAATCAAAGGGGAAAAAGCTCAGAATATAGAACAGGCGATCGCAGCCTACCAATCGGCTTTAGAAATTAGAACCCGTGAAGCATTTCCTAAACAATGGGCAACCACTCAAAATAATCTGGCTCTTGCCTATTATTATCGAATCAAAGGGGGAAAAGCTCAGAATATAGAACGGGCAATCGCACTCTATCAAGCTGCATTAGAAATTTATACCCGTGAAGCATTTCCTGAACAATGGGCAATGACTCAAAATAATCTGGCTCTTGCCTATTCTAATCGAATCAAAGGGGAAAAAGCCGAGAATATAGAACGGGCGATCGCATTCTATCAAGGTGCATTAGAAATTAGAACCCGTAAAGCATTTCCTGAACAATGGGCAGAAACTCAAAATAATCTGGCTCTTGCCTATTATTATCGAATCAAAGGGGAAAAAGCTGATAATATTGAATGGGCGATTATAGCCTACCAAGCCGCTTTAGAAATTTATACCCGTGAAGCATTTCCTAAACAATGGGCAACCATTCAAAATAACCTGGCTCTTGCCTATTATTATCGAATAAAAAGGGAAAAAGCTGAGAATATAGAACGGGCGATCGCATTCTATCAAGCTGCATTAGAAATTAGAACCCGTGAAGCATTTCCTGAACAATGGGCAGAAACTCAAAATAATCTGGCTAATGCCTATTCTTATCGAATCATAGGAGAAAAAGCCGATAATGCCGAGAATATTGAACGGGCGATCACAGCTTATCATGCTGCATTAGAAATTAGAACCCGTGAAGCATTTCCCGAACAATGGGCAGAAACTCAAAATAATCTGGCTCTTGCCTATTCTAATCGAATCAAAGGGGAAAAAGCTCAGAATATAGAACAGGCAATCGCATTCTATAAAGCAGCTTTAGAAATTTATACCCGTGCAGCTTTTCCTTACAATTATGTACTGACATCATATAACTTAGGACTCGCTTATCAACAATCTCAACAATGGCAATTCGCTTATGATACTTTTTATAATGCTATTGAAACCCTCGAAGAAATACGGGCAGGAATTGTTAAAGGGGGAGATGCAGATAAACAGAAATTAGCGGAAAAATGGCAAAAACTTTATCAAGCAATGGTAGAAGTTTGCATCGAACTGAAAAACTATACCGCCGCCATAGAATATGTTGAACGCAGCAAAACCCGTAACCTCGTTGAACTATTAGCAACCCGTGACCTTTACCCCAAAGGCGATATCCCCCAAACTGTCCTCGATGAACTCGACCGTCTGCGTCGAAACATCGAAACCGAACAACGTCGCCTGGAAATCGAAGAACGCAGTCGCAACTCCTTCACAGACGGGACAACCGGAGAACGCAGTGCCAATATCACCGCCCTACAAACTCCACCCCCAGATCGTAGCCGTCTCAACCAACTTCAGCAACAACTCGACACCCTCATTACCTGTGATATTACCCCCATTGACCGTGATTTCCGCCTCACCCAAAAGGTTCAACCCATCCCCTTTAGTGATATTCAAGGGTTGACGGGGGACAATACCGCGATTTTAGAATGGTATATTTTAAGCGATCGCTTTGTGGTATTTATTGTTACTCCACCCTCCTCGCCTCGCGCAAGAGAGGATGGGGGAGAAGTCAAACTCTGGCAGTCCACCCCCGAAGACTATAACGCCTTAATAGCATGGGCTGACGACTACCTCACCGCCTACCGAACTGATAAAAAACAATGGCAAAACACCCTAAACTCCCGTCTGCAACGTCTGGGGGAAATCTTACATTTTGACCAACTCCTCAATGCTATCGGGGAAAAATGCGATAGTCTGGTACTTATTCCTAACCGTTTCCTGCATTTATTCCCCCTTCATGCTTTACCGATATCTCAAGATCGTTTAGGAGAGTTAACTTCCTCGTCAGGGCTAGGGGCGAGGCGCGCCTCGCCCGTACAGGAGTCTGTCATTTTAATGGATCTGTTTTCCGGTGGGGTGAGCTATGCTCCCAGTTGTCAACTATTACAAACGGCAAAAAACCGCCAGCGTCCCGCTTTTTCTCAACTATTTGCCATTCAAAATCCGACAAAAGATTTAGCCTATACCGACTTAGAAGTTAACAGTATTCGCACTTATTTTAATCCAAGCCATATTCTAGTCCGTGAAAACGCGAAAAAAACAACCTTTAATTTAGAACAACAAACCACCCTAAAAACGGCTAATTGTCACCATTTTTCCTGTCACGGTTATTTTAATTTTGAGAATCCTATTTTGTCCGCATTACTATTCGCAGACTGTTACCTAGAACCCCCACCTTTGCCCCTTGATCCCAGTCGCCATCTTCCCTTACAAACAGGTCAAACTCTCGATCTCAGTGAATGTTTAACCTTGGGGGATGTGTTTACATTAGATTTGCGTTGCTGTCGTTTAGTCACCCTTTCTGCCTGTGAAACGGGGTTAATTGATTTTCAATCTAATAGTGATGAATATATTGGTTTACCCAGTGGGTTTCTAGTAGCGGGTTCGACTAATGTTGTTAGTTCTCTATGGTCTGTGAGTGATATTTCTACGGCAATTTTAATGATTCGATTTTATCAATTATTGCGGGAGGGTGAGGAAGTTGCGATCGCGTTAAATCATGCTCAAAACTGGTTAAGAAATGCGACGAAAGCCGAATTATTAGCTTGGATAGATCTGGGGAATAAAATGCAGTTGCGTCATTCCTTAAAGGAAATCAAGGATCATGAAAAACCGTTTGCTTCTCCCTATTATTGGGCTGCATTTTGTGCGATCGGTAAAATTTAA
- a CDS encoding DUF1816 domain-containing protein has translation MKELLTSLLNAFGFAFWVEILTETPNCTYYFGPFMTQQEAQTSQFGYLEDLEAEGAQGIKVRIKRCKPNTLTIAEDLGNRVEPWILPALSGQP, from the coding sequence ATGAAAGAACTTCTAACTAGCTTGCTTAACGCTTTTGGGTTCGCGTTTTGGGTGGAAATTTTGACAGAAACCCCAAACTGCACCTACTATTTCGGGCCATTTATGACCCAACAAGAAGCTCAAACGTCTCAATTTGGTTATCTTGAAGATCTCGAAGCCGAAGGTGCACAAGGGATTAAAGTTAGAATTAAACGGTGTAAACCGAATACCCTAACTATTGCAGAAGATTTGGGAAACAGAGTTGAACCATGGATTCTTCCGGCTCTCTCTGGACAGCCTTAA
- a CDS encoding alpha/beta fold hydrolase produces MRLNIQIKGQGFPIICLHGHPGSSQCMSVFTNHLSQQYLTLAPDLRGYGKSRTRQPFEMEDHLQDLEALFQNFDLDQCVILGWSLGGILALELALKFPENVKGLILIASAARPRGNHPPISRLDYVYTGLAGLINWVFPSWRWNIELFGRRSLFRYLIQQHHSIAYHYLAQEAVPAFLQTSGLATQALNQALRLSYNRLEHLQQINCPCLVLAGECDRHITAKSSQETAEYLPNSQFYSYPNTAHLFPWEIPETILTDIDNWLAQYVNIVNTN; encoded by the coding sequence TTGCGGTTAAATATCCAAATTAAAGGTCAAGGGTTCCCGATTATTTGTTTACATGGACATCCCGGTTCTAGTCAATGTATGTCTGTGTTTACAAACCATCTTTCACAACAATATCTCACTCTAGCACCAGACTTAAGAGGGTATGGAAAAAGTCGCACCCGTCAGCCGTTTGAGATGGAAGATCATTTACAAGATTTAGAAGCACTTTTTCAAAACTTTGATCTGGATCAATGTGTGATTTTAGGATGGTCATTAGGAGGAATTTTAGCCTTAGAATTAGCATTAAAATTTCCCGAAAACGTTAAGGGTTTAATTTTAATTGCGTCCGCCGCCAGACCTAGAGGAAATCATCCTCCGATTTCTCGGTTAGATTATGTTTATACCGGTTTAGCCGGACTTATTAATTGGGTATTTCCGAGTTGGCGATGGAATATTGAACTGTTTGGAAGGCGATCGCTATTTCGTTATTTAATTCAACAACATCATTCTATTGCTTACCACTATTTAGCACAAGAAGCAGTTCCAGCTTTTCTACAAACCTCTGGGTTAGCGACTCAAGCCTTAAATCAAGCCTTAAGATTAAGCTATAATCGTTTAGAACATTTACAACAGATAAACTGTCCTTGTTTAGTTTTAGCTGGAGAATGCGATCGCCATATCACAGCTAAATCTAGTCAAGAAACCGCAGAATATTTACCTAATTCTCAGTTTTATTCTTATCCGAATACTGCTCATCTATTCCCTTGGGAAATACCTGAAACGATACTCACTGATATTGATAATTGGCTCGCCCAATATGTTAATATCGTTAATACAAATTAA
- a CDS encoding type II toxin-antitoxin system RelE family toxin, whose translation MSNEGYAVRFKKSAAKELRGLDLDLQLRISEAIDCLSLEPRPEGVVKLKGSDNFYRIRIGDYRVVYTINDEDRIVRIMHVRHRRDVYGG comes from the coding sequence ATGTCAAATGAAGGTTATGCTGTCCGTTTTAAAAAGTCAGCAGCTAAAGAGCTACGAGGGTTAGATCTTGATCTTCAGTTACGCATTAGCGAGGCGATTGATTGTTTGAGTTTAGAACCTCGTCCAGAAGGGGTAGTAAAGTTGAAGGGAAGCGATAATTTCTATCGTATTCGCATCGGTGACTATCGAGTTGTTTATACTATCAATGATGAAGATAGAATAGTCCGTATCATGCACGTCAGACATCGGCGAGACGTTTATGGGGGTTAG
- the rlmB gene encoding 23S rRNA (guanosine(2251)-2'-O)-methyltransferase RlmB, translated as MPKFSRSNSPSRSSKKPSNRSKSGERDNNKSSRFSDDRKPSRFSDDRKPSRFSDDRKSSRFSDDRKPSRFSDDRKPSRFSDDRKPSRFSDDRKPSRFSDDRKPSRFSDDRKPSRFSDDRNSSRFSDDRKPSRFSDDRNSSRFSDDRNSSRFSDDRKPSRFSDDRKPSRFSDDRKPSRFSDDRKPSRFSDDRKSSRFSDDRKSYRFSDEQSDNYRKSAQDRKESFASSQPEQLTREKPSKFLDERQPQTHRHSLHSPHKSQRFIEESKPEFTDESVESFDVENELIYGRRTVQSALENERSLSRIWVVSQLKSDPRFFGLLQTAKANGAILNEVTYQRLDQVTQGANHQGIAAQISPYSYKDLNELIETAKATSSQPVVIVADGIQDPHNLGAIIRTAEAIGAQGLIVPQRRAVGVTSTVMKVAAGSLETFPVTRVINLSRALEDLKAAGFWIYGTSATATETLPTVKFNGAIALVVGNEGEGLSHLIEQKCDVLVSIPLSGETASLNVSVATGMALYEIYRQRNFQASDFS; from the coding sequence GTTCTAACTCTCCATCAAGATCTTCTAAAAAACCATCCAATCGGTCTAAATCGGGAGAACGAGACAACAATAAATCTTCTCGATTCTCAGATGATAGAAAGCCTTCTCGATTCTCAGATGACAGAAAACCTTCTCGATTTTCAGATGATAGAAAGTCTTCTCGATTCTCAGATGACAGAAAACCTTCTCGATTTTCAGATGACAGAAAACCTTCTCGATTTTCAGATGACAGAAAACCTTCTCGATTCTCAGATGACAGAAAACCTTCTCGATTTTCAGATGACAGAAAGCCTTCTCGATTTTCAGATGACAGAAAACCTTCCCGATTCTCAGATGACAGAAACTCTTCTCGGTTCTCCGATGATAGAAAACCTTCTCGATTCTCAGATGATAGAAACTCTTCTCGATTTTCAGATGATAGAAACTCTTCTCGATTTTCAGATGATAGAAAGCCTTCCCGGTTCTCTGATGATAGAAAACCTTCTCGATTTTCAGATGACAGAAAGCCTTCTCGATTTTCAGATGACAGAAAGCCTTCTCGATTTTCAGATGATAGAAAGTCTTCCCGATTCTCCGATGATAGAAAATCCTACCGTTTTTCAGATGAACAATCTGACAACTATCGGAAATCTGCTCAAGACAGAAAGGAATCTTTTGCTAGTTCCCAACCAGAACAACTAACACGAGAAAAACCGAGTAAGTTCTTAGATGAACGTCAACCTCAGACACACAGACATTCTTTACATTCTCCTCATAAAAGTCAACGATTTATTGAAGAGAGCAAACCAGAATTTACAGATGAATCTGTAGAGTCCTTTGATGTTGAAAATGAGTTAATTTATGGACGACGTACCGTTCAATCGGCTTTAGAAAATGAGCGATCGCTGAGTCGAATTTGGGTCGTTTCTCAACTCAAATCCGATCCCCGATTTTTCGGATTATTGCAAACCGCAAAAGCCAACGGTGCAATTCTCAATGAAGTCACCTATCAACGCTTAGATCAAGTTACCCAAGGTGCTAATCATCAAGGCATAGCGGCTCAAATTTCCCCCTATAGCTATAAAGACCTGAATGAGTTAATCGAAACGGCTAAAGCTACAAGTTCTCAACCTGTTGTGATCGTTGCTGATGGAATTCAAGATCCCCACAATTTAGGGGCAATTATTCGTACAGCAGAAGCCATTGGTGCTCAAGGTTTAATTGTGCCTCAACGCCGTGCGGTTGGTGTCACCTCAACGGTGATGAAAGTTGCAGCAGGTTCATTAGAAACCTTTCCCGTCACGAGAGTTATTAATCTCAGCCGTGCTTTAGAAGACTTAAAAGCAGCCGGATTTTGGATTTATGGCACTTCCGCCACGGCTACAGAAACCTTACCAACGGTAAAATTTAATGGGGCGATCGCTTTAGTTGTCGGTAATGAAGGAGAAGGATTAAGCCATTTAATTGAACAGAAGTGTGATGTTTTAGTGTCGATCCCTTTGTCAGGAGAGACCGCCAGTTTAAATGTTTCCGTCGCAACCGGAATGGCACTGTACGAAATTTATCGTCAAAGGAATTTCCAAGCTTCCGATTTTAGTTGA
- a CDS encoding ATP-binding protein, with translation MRKLRFSTLQELPLQLVLIIPFVVQIFGTVSLVGYLSFKNGQKAVDDLANQLMQRTSSIVNHHLDSYLSIPHKVSQMNADGIRMGLLNVRDRKTLGRYFWYQMQAYDLTYIGIALTTGEGLGAARYDGKTITIDDWTAQLPNNCINYATDNQGNRTKVNNIYNYNNFEQSWYLEPVKAGKPIWSGIYTWNSPFGPYITAATGRPIYDQNNRLLGMVGADIHLSKLSNFLQGLEVSHSGKVFILERNGMLIANSGKNQPFILVNDKVQRLKAVNSPDPIVQGIAKQLQQRFKSFDTITETKELEFDFQNKPYYVHITPWRDQYGLDWLVVVSVPQSAFMGQINANTQTTIWLCFAALVVASMMGIFTSRWISRPIFRLNQASELMALGNLDQIVKGSRIKELNKLTDSFNYMAGKLRQSFTALEKSNEALEERVEERTMELKNALSELQHTQAQVVQNEKMSSLGQLVAGVAHEINNPVNFIHGNLVHLNEYIQDLLNLIQLYEQHSNPNNPEIQNFIEEIDLDFLIADLPKTLSSMKVGASRIREIVLTLRNFSRLDEAEMKPVNIHEGIDSTLLILQHRIKSRPEQPEIEVIKDYGNLPLVECYAGQLNQVFMNILTNAIDALEEKSRTENDFLEENQIPLTDKIHNQIKISTSMLDSEWVQISLSDNGIGIPQNIQQQIFNPFFTTKPIGKGTGLGMSISYQIIVEKHGGKLKCISIPNQGTEFVIQIPIHQKID, from the coding sequence ATGCGTAAGCTGCGCTTCAGTACACTTCAAGAACTTCCATTACAGCTTGTTCTGATTATTCCATTCGTTGTACAAATCTTTGGAACAGTCAGTTTAGTGGGATATTTATCCTTCAAAAACGGACAGAAAGCGGTGGACGACCTGGCGAACCAGTTAATGCAACGAACCAGTAGCATTGTCAATCACCATTTAGATTCCTATTTATCAATTCCCCATAAGGTGAGTCAGATGAATGCGGATGGGATTCGGATGGGATTGCTGAATGTGCGCGATCGCAAAACCCTAGGTCGATATTTCTGGTATCAAATGCAAGCGTATGACCTCACCTACATTGGTATCGCACTGACGACGGGGGAAGGCTTGGGAGCAGCGCGTTATGATGGTAAAACGATAACTATTGACGATTGGACGGCTCAACTACCCAACAATTGCATTAACTACGCCACCGATAATCAGGGTAATCGCACCAAAGTTAATAACATCTATAATTACAATAACTTTGAACAAAGTTGGTATTTAGAACCTGTAAAAGCAGGTAAACCGATTTGGTCAGGAATTTATACTTGGAATTCTCCCTTTGGCCCCTACATCACAGCAGCTACAGGTCGCCCAATCTATGATCAAAATAATCGTTTATTGGGGATGGTAGGTGCGGATATCCATCTCTCGAAACTCAGCAATTTTTTACAGGGTTTAGAAGTTAGTCACTCAGGAAAAGTTTTTATCCTAGAACGAAATGGGATGTTAATTGCTAATTCGGGTAAAAACCAGCCCTTTATCCTCGTAAATGATAAAGTACAGCGTTTAAAAGCGGTAAATAGTCCCGATCCCATTGTACAGGGAATTGCCAAACAACTTCAGCAACGCTTCAAAAGTTTCGATACTATTACTGAAACAAAAGAACTTGAATTTGACTTTCAAAACAAGCCCTATTATGTTCATATTACTCCTTGGCGTGACCAATATGGATTGGATTGGTTAGTGGTGGTGAGTGTTCCGCAAAGTGCATTTATGGGACAAATCAACGCCAATACTCAAACAACAATTTGGTTATGTTTTGCCGCCTTGGTTGTGGCATCTATGATGGGTATTTTCACTTCCCGTTGGATCTCACGTCCCATTTTTCGACTGAATCAAGCCAGTGAATTGATGGCATTAGGAAATTTAGACCAAATTGTCAAAGGAAGTCGGATTAAAGAACTTAATAAACTCACTGATTCTTTTAATTATATGGCGGGGAAACTGCGTCAATCTTTTACGGCTTTAGAAAAGAGTAATGAAGCACTGGAAGAGCGAGTAGAAGAACGGACAATGGAACTCAAAAATGCCTTAAGTGAATTGCAGCATACCCAAGCGCAAGTGGTTCAAAATGAAAAAATGTCCAGTTTAGGGCAATTAGTCGCAGGAGTCGCCCACGAAATTAATAATCCGGTTAATTTTATTCATGGGAATCTCGTTCACCTCAATGAATATATTCAAGATTTACTCAATTTAATTCAGTTGTATGAACAACATTCTAATCCTAATAATCCAGAAATTCAAAACTTTATTGAGGAGATTGATCTCGATTTTTTAATTGCGGATTTGCCTAAAACGTTATCATCGATGAAAGTGGGTGCAAGTCGAATTCGGGAAATTGTTCTGACTCTGCGGAATTTCTCACGTCTTGATGAAGCAGAAATGAAACCGGTCAATATTCATGAAGGAATTGATAGCACCTTACTAATTTTGCAACACCGGATTAAATCTCGTCCAGAACAACCAGAAATTGAGGTAATCAAAGACTACGGAAATTTACCCTTAGTGGAATGTTACGCGGGACAACTCAATCAAGTGTTTATGAATATTCTCACGAATGCGATCGATGCTTTAGAAGAAAAATCTCGTACAGAAAATGATTTCCTAGAAGAAAATCAGATCCCGCTAACTGATAAAATCCATAATCAAATTAAAATTTCAACCTCTATGCTAGATTCCGAGTGGGTGCAAATTTCGCTCAGTGATAATGGAATTGGAATTCCTCAGAATATTCAGCAACAAATTTTCAATCCCTTTTTTACAACGAAACCCATCGGAAAAGGAACTGGACTGGGAATGTCTATCAGTTATCAAATCATTGTAGAAAAACATGGGGGAAAATTGAAGTGTATTTCAATCCCTAATCAGGGAACTGAATTTGTGATCCAGATTCCTATTCATCAGAAAATTGATTAA
- a CDS encoding XDD3 family exosortase-dependent surface protein yields MKTSTLKKLIGTTVASLCFVSVNGLPAVAGQLHNGWNYGIDSFIDGSGGESFNIRGIAIKETSDSVFVALTGGTPLKGVANSGAADGNIGWGDLFLNFTNKNFTTASSQKSLFGVRFAGTNDSQVATTGLYGNVKGVSVTNVNHGYNSLLQYYNAGFDKANTQGTDLATKASVYSYFGNGTILNVIDSGAKKLGDIGSLSATALQNQGLDFGFFKASGTQTMGFSLNKSDLGLADGNYDYIASIFLECGNDGVALKGKVDVPEPGSLAGLALVSLTVLGSRLSKRQS; encoded by the coding sequence ATGAAAACTTCTACACTGAAAAAATTAATCGGAACGACAGTAGCCAGTCTTTGTTTTGTATCTGTAAACGGTCTTCCGGCTGTTGCTGGACAACTCCATAATGGATGGAACTACGGAATTGATTCCTTTATCGATGGATCTGGCGGTGAATCCTTTAATATTAGAGGAATTGCAATTAAAGAAACCAGCGATAGTGTCTTTGTTGCTCTCACAGGTGGAACTCCTCTGAAGGGTGTTGCTAATTCAGGAGCGGCTGATGGAAATATTGGTTGGGGCGATTTATTCTTAAACTTCACTAACAAAAACTTTACAACTGCCAGCAGCCAAAAGAGCTTATTTGGAGTTCGTTTTGCGGGAACGAATGACTCCCAAGTTGCCACAACCGGGCTTTATGGTAACGTAAAAGGTGTCAGCGTTACAAATGTAAATCATGGCTACAACAGCTTACTACAGTATTACAATGCTGGATTTGATAAAGCCAACACCCAAGGGACTGACCTTGCTACAAAAGCATCTGTTTACAGTTATTTTGGTAACGGGACAATTCTAAATGTGATTGACTCCGGTGCGAAGAAATTAGGTGATATTGGAAGTTTGTCTGCTACAGCCTTACAAAATCAAGGACTTGACTTTGGATTCTTCAAAGCTAGTGGAACACAAACTATGGGTTTTAGCCTCAATAAATCCGATTTAGGGCTCGCCGATGGCAACTATGACTATATTGCTAGTATTTTCCTAGAATGTGGCAATGATGGTGTTGCTCTCAAGGGTAAAGTTGATGTTCCTGAACCCGGTAGTCTTGCTGGTTTAGCGTTGGTTAGTTTAACTGTACTCGGTAGCCGACTGAGCAAACGTCAATCTTAA
- a CDS encoding type II toxin-antitoxin system Phd/YefM family antitoxin — protein MKSIDINQALPQILELIDMAFAGEEILITKNNHQTIKITPFSPANQRPLLFGCDQDRISMSDDFDQPLDDFQDYL, from the coding sequence ATGAAAAGTATTGATATTAACCAAGCCTTACCACAAATTTTGGAACTAATAGATATGGCTTTTGCTGGAGAAGAAATTCTGATTACTAAAAATAATCATCAAACGATTAAAATTACTCCATTTTCTCCTGCTAACCAACGCCCGCTTTTATTTGGTTGTGATCAAGATCGGATTTCCATGTCTGATGATTTTGATCAACCTTTAGATGATTTTCAGGACTATCTGTAA